The following proteins are co-located in the Spirosoma montaniterrae genome:
- a CDS encoding carbohydrate ABC transporter permease: protein MRLLRYTLLTLAALSFIYPFIWMVSASLSSESGLGDLVLLPQGFTWANYETVFTKIPLGRAFLNSAFVAVLTTGLVLISGAMVGYALARMQFAGRNLIFYLIIFTMTLPFQITLIPNYITMVKLGWVDTYFALIVPFALNSLSILLFRQAFQSLPQALIDAARIDGAGELRIIFQILVPNVLPTALTITILTFMGLWNEALWPLIVIRDEPTMTLPQLVTLFSVGGRAEGQLGVKIAAAVMLALPIILLYLFFQKHFIRSMASSGLKD, encoded by the coding sequence ATGAGACTCCTTCGCTACACCCTCCTCACGCTCGCGGCTCTGTCGTTCATCTATCCGTTTATCTGGATGGTGAGCGCGTCGCTGTCGTCGGAGAGTGGGCTGGGCGATCTGGTTCTGCTGCCGCAGGGCTTTACGTGGGCTAACTACGAGACAGTATTTACCAAAATTCCGCTGGGCCGGGCATTTTTAAACAGTGCGTTCGTGGCTGTGCTGACCACAGGTTTAGTGTTGATTTCGGGCGCGATGGTCGGCTACGCGCTCGCCCGGATGCAGTTTGCGGGGCGCAATCTGATTTTTTACCTCATCATTTTCACGATGACGCTGCCGTTTCAGATTACGCTCATTCCCAACTACATTACGATGGTGAAACTTGGCTGGGTCGATACGTATTTTGCGCTGATTGTGCCGTTCGCGCTCAACTCACTGTCGATTTTGCTGTTCCGGCAGGCGTTTCAGAGTTTGCCGCAGGCCCTGATCGACGCGGCACGCATCGATGGGGCGGGGGAGTTGCGCATCATCTTTCAGATTCTGGTGCCTAATGTGCTACCTACGGCTCTAACAATCACCATCCTGACATTCATGGGCTTGTGGAACGAAGCACTCTGGCCGCTCATCGTCATCCGCGACGAACCGACTATGACCCTGCCGCAGTTGGTAACGCTGTTTTCGGTTGGTGGCCGCGCCGAGGGGCAGTTGGGCGTGAAGATTGCCGCTGCCGTGATGCTGGCATTACCAATCATTTTGCTGTACCTATTTTTTCAGAAACACTTCATCCGCAGCATGGCGTCTTCGGGGTTGAAAGATTGA
- a CDS encoding carbohydrate ABC transporter permease, which translates to MKKLTPYLLASPYLLHFGLFVAFPVVFSVVLTFHDWNIIAPMRWVGLANYERVLKDRLFWQAILNTLRFLVVHIPLQIAVALLLAELLNRTIRGASFFRAAFFLPVIVSGVVVTILWQQLLGFNAGLINRVLVSLALPRVSWLDDPDVAMYSIALMATWKNVGLYVILFLVGLQSVPVAYYEAADLEGATEWQKFRHITLPIINPTIFTVVVLSTIGGFSLFIEPYIMTEGGPLNSTLSAVMYIYKQAFQYYHMGYSATLGFCFALIILFVVVIQKRYVEQENG; encoded by the coding sequence ATGAAGAAGCTCACGCCCTACCTCCTCGCCAGCCCGTATTTGCTGCATTTTGGCCTGTTTGTGGCGTTTCCAGTGGTGTTTTCGGTGGTGCTGACCTTCCACGACTGGAACATCATTGCCCCGATGCGCTGGGTGGGGCTGGCAAACTACGAGCGGGTGCTGAAAGATCGGCTGTTCTGGCAGGCCATTCTGAACACGCTGCGGTTTCTGGTCGTGCATATTCCACTGCAAATTGCGGTGGCATTGCTGCTGGCCGAGTTGCTGAACCGAACGATTCGGGGGGCGAGTTTTTTCCGGGCGGCTTTCTTTCTGCCCGTGATTGTGTCGGGCGTGGTCGTCACGATTTTGTGGCAGCAATTGCTGGGCTTCAACGCGGGACTGATTAACCGGGTGCTGGTATCGCTGGCCCTGCCGCGCGTGTCGTGGCTCGACGATCCCGACGTGGCGATGTACTCCATCGCGCTCATGGCGACCTGGAAAAACGTGGGTTTATACGTGATTCTGTTTTTAGTGGGCTTGCAATCGGTGCCGGTGGCCTACTACGAAGCGGCTGATTTAGAGGGCGCAACCGAATGGCAAAAGTTCCGGCACATTACGTTACCGATTATCAACCCAACCATTTTCACGGTTGTGGTGCTATCGACCATTGGCGGGTTTTCGCTGTTCATCGAACCGTATATCATGACCGAGGGCGGGCCGCTCAACAGCACCCTTTCGGCAGTGATGTATATTTACAAACAGGCATTTCAATACTACCACATGGGTTATTCGGCCACGCTCGGTTTTTGCTTCGCGCTGATTATTCTGTTCGTGGTAGTGATTCAAAAACGGTATGTGGAACAGGAAAATGGTTGA